The following are from one region of the Quercus robur chromosome 1, dhQueRobu3.1, whole genome shotgun sequence genome:
- the LOC126729771 gene encoding telomere repeat-binding protein 5-like isoform X2 — translation MVLEKRLDYGFIGYQVPPMPRATRSARRGTFRKRTEDNQMCAFDLLATVAGNMFEKESSPTSSNTSNEKNRCAIVQKAWENEDKPVKIEPSFQESSDKRVLVSELVHQAGDQNFSYRESPPPQNDVHSGLASVVTTDCSEIFVAEKLVNGENNNEMGSFTSNVDLGFSGYRDSGNCKLDCENKLVIKDDLHKTGKVPIGVGADMCSLEDPVVCDGRPPALVSSDSSVKVPLCGDHIPCSSFPAIRDDVKIVSRDDDENSSGCTHPSTIAKSIRPVSRIADRRIRKILASKYWKVSSKLKEETLSNVDGDLKLICRNRKGYYKRQRSQMNIPFKKRKIFQRSSVLNSDRWISYERNSHSTEKGINGDDLGSCLKMHGASGTSSSVVGQHTSIQSRDSYVKLRIKSFRVPELLIEMSETATVGSLKRAVMEAVTSILGGGLRVGVLLQGKKVRDDNKTLQQTGIAHDYPLDALGFTLEPNPAQNPPPLCPRDSSCMLPCDAPQPLTRYPLDSTVVHQGDSHASPEPHAANLGTFIESDHDSAPSPTDTSVDKSTTDSKALVAVSAMDVDTLAVVPVHRKLKRSEMAQRRIRRPFSVTEVEALVQAVEKLGTGRWRDVKLRAFDNAKHRTYVDLKDKWKTLVHTARISPQQRRGEPVPQELLDRVLCAHAYWSQQQAKQQLKPQPETCLLL, via the exons ATGGTGTTAGAGAAGAGGTTAGACTATGGATTCATTGGCTATCAGGTGCCTCCCATGCCTCGAGCCACCAGATCAGCGAGG AGGGGAACGTTTAGAAAGAGAACTGAAGACAATCAAATGTGTGCATTTGACTTACTGGCCACCGTAGCTGGTAATATGTTTGAGAAAGAGAGTTCGCCAACGTCTAGTAAtacatcaaatgaaaaaaatcgGTGTGCGATTGTTCAAAAAGCATGGGAGAATGAAGATAAACCAGTGAAAATTGAACCTTCTTTTCAAGAAAGTAGTGATAAGAGAGTTTTAGTCTCTGAGCTTGTCCATCAAGCTGGTGATCAAAACTTTAGTTACAGGGAATCCCCACCTCCTCAGAATGATGTCCATTCAGGATTAGCTTCTGTAGTAACAACTGATTGCTCAGAGATCTTTGTTGCGGAGAAGTTGGTGAATGGAGAAAACAATAATGAAATGGGAAGTTTTACTAGTAATGTAGATTTAGGCTTCTCTGGCTATAGGGATTCTGGTAATTGTAAATTAGattgtgaaaataaattagTTATAAAAGATGACCTGCACAAGACTGGGAAGGTACCTATTGGTGTTGGGGCTGATATGTGCAGTTTGGAGGATCCAGTGGTTTGTGATGGGAGACCTCCAGCACTAGTCAGTTCTGATAGCAGTGTCAAGGTACCTTTGTGTGGGGACCACATTCCCTGTAGCTCTTTTCCCGCAATTCGGGATGATGTAAAAATAGTTAGTAGAGATGATGACGAAAATTCCTCTGGGTGCACTCACCCTAGCACCATAGCAAAGTCCATTAGGCCGGTATCACGCATTGCAGACCGAAGAATAAGGAAGATTTTGGCTTCAAAGTATTGGAAGGTATCTTCGAAATTGAAGGAAGAGACGCTCTCTAATGTTG ATGGGGATTTGAAGCTCATTTGCCGCAATAGGAAGGGCTATTATAAACGCCAAAGATCTCAAATGAATATTCCTtttaaaaagaggaaaatttttCAGCGTAGCTCAGTTTTGAATTCTGATCGATGGATTAGCTATGAGCGCAATTCTCATTCAACTGAGAAGGGCATCAATGGAGATGATTTAGGTTCATGTCTGAAGATGCATGGAG CATCTGGGACATCATCCTCAGTAGTAGGTCAACATACTTCAATTCAATCTAGGGATTCTTATG TGAAGCTTAGGATAAAGTCTTTCAGGGTGCCGGAGCTTCTTATTGAGATGTCAGAAACTGCAACTGTTGGGTCTTTGAAG AGGGCTGTTATGGAGGCAGTGACTTCCATACTTGGAGGTGGATTACGTGTTGGTGTACTTCTTCAGGGAAAGAAGGTTAGAGATGACAATAAAACTCTACAGCAGACAGGAATTGCTCATGATTACCCTCTGGATGCTTTGGGTTTTACCCTGGAGCCTAACCCTGCACAAAATCCCCCACCTTTATGCCCCAGAGATTCTTCCTGCATGCTTCCTTGTGACGCGCCTCAGCCTTTAACAAG gtATCCACTTGATTCAACTGTAGTTCATCAGGGCGATTCTCATGCCTCTCCTGAACCTCATGCAGCCAATTTAGGCACCTTCATTGAAAGTGATCATGATTCAGCACCTTCTCCTACTGACACATCAGTTGACAAAAGTACCACAGATTCTAAAGCTCTGGTTGCTGTATCAGCAATGGATGTGGATACATTAGCTGTGGTTCCAGTTCACCGGAAATTGAAGCGTTCTGAAATGGCACAGCGTCGAATCCGTAGACCATTTTCTGTCACTGAAGTGGAAGCACTGGTTCAAGCGGTTGAGAAACTTGGAACTGGAAG GTGGCGCGATGTTAAATTACGAGCTTTTGATAATGCAAAACATCGAACTTACGTGGATTTGAAG GATAAGTGGAAAACTTTGGTGCACACGGCAAGAATATCCCCTCAGCAAAGGAGGGGAGAGCCTGTTCCCCAAGAGCTCTTGGATAGGGTCCTATGTGCCCATGCTTACTGGTCCCAACAGCAAGCAAAACAACAGCTCAAACCGCAGCCAGAGACTTGCCTTCTCCTCTGA
- the LOC126729771 gene encoding telomere repeat-binding protein 5-like isoform X1, whose amino-acid sequence MVLEKRLDYGFIGYQVPPMPRATRSARKRGTFRKRTEDNQMCAFDLLATVAGNMFEKESSPTSSNTSNEKNRCAIVQKAWENEDKPVKIEPSFQESSDKRVLVSELVHQAGDQNFSYRESPPPQNDVHSGLASVVTTDCSEIFVAEKLVNGENNNEMGSFTSNVDLGFSGYRDSGNCKLDCENKLVIKDDLHKTGKVPIGVGADMCSLEDPVVCDGRPPALVSSDSSVKVPLCGDHIPCSSFPAIRDDVKIVSRDDDENSSGCTHPSTIAKSIRPVSRIADRRIRKILASKYWKVSSKLKEETLSNVDGDLKLICRNRKGYYKRQRSQMNIPFKKRKIFQRSSVLNSDRWISYERNSHSTEKGINGDDLGSCLKMHGASGTSSSVVGQHTSIQSRDSYVKLRIKSFRVPELLIEMSETATVGSLKRAVMEAVTSILGGGLRVGVLLQGKKVRDDNKTLQQTGIAHDYPLDALGFTLEPNPAQNPPPLCPRDSSCMLPCDAPQPLTRYPLDSTVVHQGDSHASPEPHAANLGTFIESDHDSAPSPTDTSVDKSTTDSKALVAVSAMDVDTLAVVPVHRKLKRSEMAQRRIRRPFSVTEVEALVQAVEKLGTGRWRDVKLRAFDNAKHRTYVDLKDKWKTLVHTARISPQQRRGEPVPQELLDRVLCAHAYWSQQQAKQQLKPQPETCLLL is encoded by the exons ATGGTGTTAGAGAAGAGGTTAGACTATGGATTCATTGGCTATCAGGTGCCTCCCATGCCTCGAGCCACCAGATCAGCGAGG AAGAGGGGAACGTTTAGAAAGAGAACTGAAGACAATCAAATGTGTGCATTTGACTTACTGGCCACCGTAGCTGGTAATATGTTTGAGAAAGAGAGTTCGCCAACGTCTAGTAAtacatcaaatgaaaaaaatcgGTGTGCGATTGTTCAAAAAGCATGGGAGAATGAAGATAAACCAGTGAAAATTGAACCTTCTTTTCAAGAAAGTAGTGATAAGAGAGTTTTAGTCTCTGAGCTTGTCCATCAAGCTGGTGATCAAAACTTTAGTTACAGGGAATCCCCACCTCCTCAGAATGATGTCCATTCAGGATTAGCTTCTGTAGTAACAACTGATTGCTCAGAGATCTTTGTTGCGGAGAAGTTGGTGAATGGAGAAAACAATAATGAAATGGGAAGTTTTACTAGTAATGTAGATTTAGGCTTCTCTGGCTATAGGGATTCTGGTAATTGTAAATTAGattgtgaaaataaattagTTATAAAAGATGACCTGCACAAGACTGGGAAGGTACCTATTGGTGTTGGGGCTGATATGTGCAGTTTGGAGGATCCAGTGGTTTGTGATGGGAGACCTCCAGCACTAGTCAGTTCTGATAGCAGTGTCAAGGTACCTTTGTGTGGGGACCACATTCCCTGTAGCTCTTTTCCCGCAATTCGGGATGATGTAAAAATAGTTAGTAGAGATGATGACGAAAATTCCTCTGGGTGCACTCACCCTAGCACCATAGCAAAGTCCATTAGGCCGGTATCACGCATTGCAGACCGAAGAATAAGGAAGATTTTGGCTTCAAAGTATTGGAAGGTATCTTCGAAATTGAAGGAAGAGACGCTCTCTAATGTTG ATGGGGATTTGAAGCTCATTTGCCGCAATAGGAAGGGCTATTATAAACGCCAAAGATCTCAAATGAATATTCCTtttaaaaagaggaaaatttttCAGCGTAGCTCAGTTTTGAATTCTGATCGATGGATTAGCTATGAGCGCAATTCTCATTCAACTGAGAAGGGCATCAATGGAGATGATTTAGGTTCATGTCTGAAGATGCATGGAG CATCTGGGACATCATCCTCAGTAGTAGGTCAACATACTTCAATTCAATCTAGGGATTCTTATG TGAAGCTTAGGATAAAGTCTTTCAGGGTGCCGGAGCTTCTTATTGAGATGTCAGAAACTGCAACTGTTGGGTCTTTGAAG AGGGCTGTTATGGAGGCAGTGACTTCCATACTTGGAGGTGGATTACGTGTTGGTGTACTTCTTCAGGGAAAGAAGGTTAGAGATGACAATAAAACTCTACAGCAGACAGGAATTGCTCATGATTACCCTCTGGATGCTTTGGGTTTTACCCTGGAGCCTAACCCTGCACAAAATCCCCCACCTTTATGCCCCAGAGATTCTTCCTGCATGCTTCCTTGTGACGCGCCTCAGCCTTTAACAAG gtATCCACTTGATTCAACTGTAGTTCATCAGGGCGATTCTCATGCCTCTCCTGAACCTCATGCAGCCAATTTAGGCACCTTCATTGAAAGTGATCATGATTCAGCACCTTCTCCTACTGACACATCAGTTGACAAAAGTACCACAGATTCTAAAGCTCTGGTTGCTGTATCAGCAATGGATGTGGATACATTAGCTGTGGTTCCAGTTCACCGGAAATTGAAGCGTTCTGAAATGGCACAGCGTCGAATCCGTAGACCATTTTCTGTCACTGAAGTGGAAGCACTGGTTCAAGCGGTTGAGAAACTTGGAACTGGAAG GTGGCGCGATGTTAAATTACGAGCTTTTGATAATGCAAAACATCGAACTTACGTGGATTTGAAG GATAAGTGGAAAACTTTGGTGCACACGGCAAGAATATCCCCTCAGCAAAGGAGGGGAGAGCCTGTTCCCCAAGAGCTCTTGGATAGGGTCCTATGTGCCCATGCTTACTGGTCCCAACAGCAAGCAAAACAACAGCTCAAACCGCAGCCAGAGACTTGCCTTCTCCTCTGA
- the LOC126729771 gene encoding telomere repeat-binding protein 5-like isoform X3, which translates to MCAFDLLATVAGNMFEKESSPTSSNTSNEKNRCAIVQKAWENEDKPVKIEPSFQESSDKRVLVSELVHQAGDQNFSYRESPPPQNDVHSGLASVVTTDCSEIFVAEKLVNGENNNEMGSFTSNVDLGFSGYRDSGNCKLDCENKLVIKDDLHKTGKVPIGVGADMCSLEDPVVCDGRPPALVSSDSSVKVPLCGDHIPCSSFPAIRDDVKIVSRDDDENSSGCTHPSTIAKSIRPVSRIADRRIRKILASKYWKVSSKLKEETLSNVDGDLKLICRNRKGYYKRQRSQMNIPFKKRKIFQRSSVLNSDRWISYERNSHSTEKGINGDDLGSCLKMHGASGTSSSVVGQHTSIQSRDSYVKLRIKSFRVPELLIEMSETATVGSLKRAVMEAVTSILGGGLRVGVLLQGKKVRDDNKTLQQTGIAHDYPLDALGFTLEPNPAQNPPPLCPRDSSCMLPCDAPQPLTRYPLDSTVVHQGDSHASPEPHAANLGTFIESDHDSAPSPTDTSVDKSTTDSKALVAVSAMDVDTLAVVPVHRKLKRSEMAQRRIRRPFSVTEVEALVQAVEKLGTGRWRDVKLRAFDNAKHRTYVDLKDKWKTLVHTARISPQQRRGEPVPQELLDRVLCAHAYWSQQQAKQQLKPQPETCLLL; encoded by the exons ATGTGTGCATTTGACTTACTGGCCACCGTAGCTGGTAATATGTTTGAGAAAGAGAGTTCGCCAACGTCTAGTAAtacatcaaatgaaaaaaatcgGTGTGCGATTGTTCAAAAAGCATGGGAGAATGAAGATAAACCAGTGAAAATTGAACCTTCTTTTCAAGAAAGTAGTGATAAGAGAGTTTTAGTCTCTGAGCTTGTCCATCAAGCTGGTGATCAAAACTTTAGTTACAGGGAATCCCCACCTCCTCAGAATGATGTCCATTCAGGATTAGCTTCTGTAGTAACAACTGATTGCTCAGAGATCTTTGTTGCGGAGAAGTTGGTGAATGGAGAAAACAATAATGAAATGGGAAGTTTTACTAGTAATGTAGATTTAGGCTTCTCTGGCTATAGGGATTCTGGTAATTGTAAATTAGattgtgaaaataaattagTTATAAAAGATGACCTGCACAAGACTGGGAAGGTACCTATTGGTGTTGGGGCTGATATGTGCAGTTTGGAGGATCCAGTGGTTTGTGATGGGAGACCTCCAGCACTAGTCAGTTCTGATAGCAGTGTCAAGGTACCTTTGTGTGGGGACCACATTCCCTGTAGCTCTTTTCCCGCAATTCGGGATGATGTAAAAATAGTTAGTAGAGATGATGACGAAAATTCCTCTGGGTGCACTCACCCTAGCACCATAGCAAAGTCCATTAGGCCGGTATCACGCATTGCAGACCGAAGAATAAGGAAGATTTTGGCTTCAAAGTATTGGAAGGTATCTTCGAAATTGAAGGAAGAGACGCTCTCTAATGTTG ATGGGGATTTGAAGCTCATTTGCCGCAATAGGAAGGGCTATTATAAACGCCAAAGATCTCAAATGAATATTCCTtttaaaaagaggaaaatttttCAGCGTAGCTCAGTTTTGAATTCTGATCGATGGATTAGCTATGAGCGCAATTCTCATTCAACTGAGAAGGGCATCAATGGAGATGATTTAGGTTCATGTCTGAAGATGCATGGAG CATCTGGGACATCATCCTCAGTAGTAGGTCAACATACTTCAATTCAATCTAGGGATTCTTATG TGAAGCTTAGGATAAAGTCTTTCAGGGTGCCGGAGCTTCTTATTGAGATGTCAGAAACTGCAACTGTTGGGTCTTTGAAG AGGGCTGTTATGGAGGCAGTGACTTCCATACTTGGAGGTGGATTACGTGTTGGTGTACTTCTTCAGGGAAAGAAGGTTAGAGATGACAATAAAACTCTACAGCAGACAGGAATTGCTCATGATTACCCTCTGGATGCTTTGGGTTTTACCCTGGAGCCTAACCCTGCACAAAATCCCCCACCTTTATGCCCCAGAGATTCTTCCTGCATGCTTCCTTGTGACGCGCCTCAGCCTTTAACAAG gtATCCACTTGATTCAACTGTAGTTCATCAGGGCGATTCTCATGCCTCTCCTGAACCTCATGCAGCCAATTTAGGCACCTTCATTGAAAGTGATCATGATTCAGCACCTTCTCCTACTGACACATCAGTTGACAAAAGTACCACAGATTCTAAAGCTCTGGTTGCTGTATCAGCAATGGATGTGGATACATTAGCTGTGGTTCCAGTTCACCGGAAATTGAAGCGTTCTGAAATGGCACAGCGTCGAATCCGTAGACCATTTTCTGTCACTGAAGTGGAAGCACTGGTTCAAGCGGTTGAGAAACTTGGAACTGGAAG GTGGCGCGATGTTAAATTACGAGCTTTTGATAATGCAAAACATCGAACTTACGTGGATTTGAAG GATAAGTGGAAAACTTTGGTGCACACGGCAAGAATATCCCCTCAGCAAAGGAGGGGAGAGCCTGTTCCCCAAGAGCTCTTGGATAGGGTCCTATGTGCCCATGCTTACTGGTCCCAACAGCAAGCAAAACAACAGCTCAAACCGCAGCCAGAGACTTGCCTTCTCCTCTGA